One Methanohalophilus mahii DSM 5219 genomic window carries:
- the mptN gene encoding tetrahydromethanopterin:alpha-L-glutamate ligase — protein sequence MKKIGILITDPEDWTTKSLIEAASSNRINPIPINLADAEVTIGTNITYHAGKINLHDLDAIIVRDAGGGNGEGVIFRFDILRQLESCGIPVINSPASIQNAANKYHATYLLAEANIPVPPTKGVQDIENAMNALESFGDAIIKPLFGYKGMGISRIKNGQLILPDGNLDDTPAREFVSRMMNERKMLYIQKYIANPGRDIRAFVVGDEVIGAIYRKAEKGWLNNLSQGGNTEKCMLEKEQEELCIRACEKIGAEYAGVDLIEGKDGNMVLEVNATPSGAGIYRTWGINPAEKIIDHLMERL from the coding sequence ATGAAAAAAATAGGAATACTCATAACCGATCCTGAAGACTGGACCACAAAATCTCTAATAGAAGCCGCGTCTAGCAACCGCATTAATCCTATCCCGATTAATCTTGCAGATGCAGAAGTGACTATCGGGACAAACATAACCTATCACGCAGGTAAAATTAACCTGCATGATCTTGATGCCATCATTGTGAGGGATGCCGGCGGAGGCAATGGGGAAGGAGTCATTTTCAGGTTTGACATTTTACGCCAGTTGGAAAGCTGTGGGATACCTGTTATCAATTCACCGGCATCAATCCAGAATGCAGCAAACAAATATCATGCTACATACCTTCTGGCAGAAGCAAATATACCGGTACCTCCTACAAAAGGTGTTCAGGATATAGAAAATGCCATGAATGCCCTGGAATCATTCGGGGATGCTATCATCAAGCCCTTATTCGGGTATAAAGGCATGGGAATATCCAGAATCAAGAATGGACAACTAATCCTTCCTGATGGGAATTTGGATGATACACCGGCAAGGGAATTTGTGAGCAGGATGATGAATGAGAGGAAGATGTTATACATCCAGAAATATATAGCAAATCCCGGCAGGGACATACGTGCCTTTGTTGTTGGGGATGAAGTAATCGGGGCCATCTACAGAAAAGCGGAAAAGGGATGGTTAAACAATCTCAGCCAGGGTGGAAATACTGAAAAATGTATGCTGGAAAAAGAGCAGGAAGAACTCTGTATCCGTGCATGTGAAAAAATAGGGGCCGAATATGCAGGAGTGGACCTGATAGAAGGAAAAGACGGTAACATGGTGCTGGAAGTCAATGCAACTCCTTCCGGGGCAGGTATTTATAGAACATGGGGAATAAATCCGGCAGAGAAGATAATAGACCACCTTATGGAAAGACTCTGA
- the ala gene encoding alanine dehydrogenase: protein MEILWLDQDDVKSLLDMPSALEAVEMAFAQHGRNKVQMPPKSYLYFTEHNGDLRTMPAFLEEEDVAGVKVVNVHPENRKVGLPTVMATVILNSTSTGAPLAMMDGTYLTDIRTGAAGGVAARYLARESSSVVGMVGAGNQARTQLEAISNVFDLEQVYVFDLDTSRAEKFKEGMEPVACCDITVVDSIQKACNADILVTTTPSRQPIIKAQWLAEGIHINAIGADARGKEELDPCILRKSRVVVDDMAQATHSGEVNVPLSEGYIRQEDIFTQLGQIVAGLHEGRESDSQVTVFDSTGLAIQDIVTANLVYKKAKNKGIGSKAKLF from the coding sequence TTGGAAATACTATGGCTTGATCAGGATGATGTGAAATCCCTGCTGGACATGCCTTCAGCTCTGGAGGCAGTGGAAATGGCCTTTGCCCAGCATGGCAGGAATAAGGTACAGATGCCACCCAAATCCTATCTTTATTTTACCGAACATAATGGTGATTTACGCACAATGCCCGCCTTTCTGGAGGAAGAGGATGTTGCAGGTGTCAAGGTAGTAAATGTTCATCCTGAAAACCGTAAGGTAGGCTTGCCTACGGTTATGGCGACTGTTATACTTAATTCCACGTCTACTGGTGCGCCCCTTGCCATGATGGATGGTACATACCTCACGGATATACGCACCGGCGCAGCAGGAGGTGTGGCAGCTCGATATCTTGCACGTGAAAGCAGCAGTGTCGTGGGGATGGTGGGAGCAGGTAACCAAGCCAGGACACAATTAGAGGCTATATCGAATGTTTTCGATCTTGAGCAGGTATATGTGTTTGATCTGGACACTTCAAGGGCGGAAAAATTCAAAGAAGGAATGGAACCAGTTGCATGCTGTGACATAACAGTGGTTGATAGTATCCAGAAAGCCTGCAATGCGGATATTCTGGTAACCACCACTCCTTCAAGACAGCCAATCATCAAAGCACAATGGTTGGCGGAGGGTATCCACATCAATGCTATCGGGGCTGATGCCAGGGGCAAGGAAGAGCTGGATCCCTGCATCCTCCGGAAATCAAGGGTTGTGGTCGATGATATGGCACAGGCTACCCATTCCGGGGAAGTGAATGTTCCCCTTTCAGAGGGTTACATCCGACAAGAAGATATCTTCACCCAGCTGGGTCAGATAGTTGCCGGTCTGCATGAGGGCCGTGAATCGGATTCTCAGGTCACAGTTTTTGATTCAACGGGACTTGCGATACAGGATATTGTGACCGCCAATCTGGTTTATAAAAAAGCAAAAAATAAAGGTATAGGCTCGAAGGCAAAATTGTTCTGA
- a CDS encoding potassium channel family protein, whose translation MRVIIVGGGALGQHLTKNLIEQGYEIILIERDAEHAKKLAESFDCTIINAEGTKPDILEKAEIEKADAVVACTDNDQNNILIGLIARSSNTEKIIVKTNEEQFMAVARKLGFRHIINPSNTSSMIISDVLRGVDTMELSNLVRSNVRFISTIIGDKTAGKHLSELSLPSESAFVGLYRESNFILAGEDPKIKKGDELVVVTNSDQMNTIYDQFDESGV comes from the coding sequence ATGAGAGTCATAATAGTAGGCGGTGGGGCGTTGGGACAACATTTGACCAAGAACCTGATCGAGCAGGGATACGAAATCATCCTGATAGAACGGGATGCTGAACATGCCAAAAAACTTGCCGAGTCATTTGATTGTACGATCATCAATGCCGAAGGAACCAAGCCCGACATACTTGAAAAAGCAGAAATCGAGAAAGCTGATGCTGTTGTCGCCTGTACAGATAACGACCAGAACAATATCCTGATAGGCTTGATAGCCAGAAGTTCCAATACTGAAAAAATTATTGTCAAAACAAATGAAGAGCAGTTCATGGCAGTGGCAAGGAAACTGGGATTCCGTCATATCATTAATCCTTCGAACACTTCTTCCATGATAATATCGGATGTACTAAGAGGTGTGGACACAATGGAACTAAGTAACCTTGTACGTTCCAATGTACGTTTCATCAGTACAATCATAGGCGATAAAACTGCTGGAAAGCATCTTTCAGAACTCTCCCTTCCCTCAGAAAGTGCATTTGTAGGCCTCTACCGAGAGTCAAATTTTATTCTGGCAGGAGAGGATCCCAAAATTAAGAAGGGAGACGAGTTAGTGGTAGTCACAAATAGTGACCAGATGAACACAATATATGACCAGTTCGATGAAAGCGGGGTATGA
- a CDS encoding DUF2769 domain-containing protein yields MPEEMSPEEMEQKKEMVISMCICPSCPSWVECGEKGGYCFPTIGKSDCINEESGCICGGCPVTEEMGLTNVYYCTRGSEKEQLGK; encoded by the coding sequence ATGCCAGAAGAAATGAGTCCTGAGGAAATGGAACAAAAGAAAGAAATGGTAATATCCATGTGCATATGCCCAAGCTGTCCCTCGTGGGTCGAATGCGGGGAAAAGGGAGGCTATTGCTTCCCAACCATCGGCAAAAGTGACTGTATTAATGAAGAGAGTGGCTGTATCTGCGGAGGATGTCCGGTAACCGAAGAGATGGGGCTTACTAACGTCTATTACTGTACCAGGGGATCCGAGAAGGAACAGCTTGGGAAGTAA
- a CDS encoding glutamate synthase-related protein: MSKYRCEICNVFEYDDDRGNSLTDIKPDTKPEDFPDDWECPICKANKTHLKPIKEKKAQTHVDEVVTCPHCGAKSRMSITTLDKELGGYLGEWKRESDELESHMSDIHQISVTGESIIEPMRTKMDVVSWDDILIKGAQLAKLPLNHEEAVNTGTTIGPKAKQPPMIDTPLYITHMSYGALSREVKISLATGSAAVGTAMCSGEGGILQESFEKAHKYIFEYVPNRYSVTDENLKKVDAIEIKIGQSVKPGMGGQLPAEKVTPEIAKVRGFPEGVDVISPSRYEDIKNKDDLKNKVSWLREKSGGKPIGIKIAAGNIEADLEVAIHAEPDFITIDGRPGATAAAKKFVKQATSMPTLFALYRARKFLDDRNIKDISLVITGGLRVSSDFAKALAMGADAIAIGTAALMACACQQYRLCDTGQCPVGVTTQDPELRKRLKIEYSAKKLEHFLRVSTEELKDFARLTGNDDVHKLSTEDLCTTNTEISGNTDIGHV; this comes from the coding sequence ATGTCCAAATACCGATGCGAGATCTGTAATGTTTTTGAGTACGACGACGATAGGGGAAATTCACTTACGGATATCAAGCCGGATACAAAACCCGAGGATTTCCCTGATGACTGGGAATGTCCTATCTGTAAAGCGAATAAGACCCACTTAAAACCCATAAAAGAGAAGAAGGCTCAGACCCATGTCGATGAAGTTGTAACCTGTCCCCACTGTGGTGCAAAAAGCAGGATGTCAATAACCACCCTCGACAAGGAGCTGGGTGGGTATCTGGGGGAGTGGAAAAGGGAATCAGATGAACTGGAAAGCCATATGTCAGATATCCACCAGATATCCGTCACAGGTGAATCCATAATCGAACCCATGAGAACAAAAATGGACGTGGTCTCCTGGGACGATATACTTATAAAAGGGGCCCAACTTGCAAAACTTCCTTTAAACCACGAAGAAGCAGTGAATACTGGTACAACAATCGGTCCAAAAGCAAAACAACCCCCTATGATAGATACTCCTCTTTACATTACCCATATGTCATACGGAGCACTCTCCAGGGAGGTCAAGATCTCCCTGGCAACCGGGAGTGCTGCTGTGGGAACCGCCATGTGTTCAGGGGAAGGCGGAATCCTGCAGGAATCTTTTGAAAAGGCACACAAATACATATTCGAATACGTACCCAACAGGTACAGTGTCACTGATGAGAATCTCAAAAAAGTGGATGCCATCGAAATAAAGATCGGCCAGTCAGTAAAACCCGGGATGGGAGGACAATTGCCGGCCGAGAAAGTAACTCCTGAAATTGCAAAAGTCAGGGGATTTCCTGAAGGAGTGGATGTTATATCTCCGTCCCGGTATGAGGACATTAAGAACAAAGATGACCTCAAGAACAAGGTTTCATGGCTCAGGGAAAAATCCGGGGGCAAACCAATCGGCATCAAGATAGCAGCAGGCAATATCGAAGCAGATCTTGAGGTTGCAATCCATGCAGAACCTGATTTTATTACAATCGACGGGAGACCAGGAGCAACCGCGGCTGCAAAGAAGTTTGTCAAACAGGCAACCTCAATGCCTACACTGTTCGCCCTGTACAGAGCCAGGAAATTTCTGGATGACAGGAACATAAAGGACATCTCACTGGTAATCACAGGTGGCCTGAGGGTTTCCTCTGATTTTGCAAAGGCACTTGCAATGGGAGCCGATGCCATAGCAATAGGTACTGCCGCTCTTATGGCATGTGCATGCCAGCAATATCGTTTGTGTGACACCGGACAGTGTCCTGTAGGGGTTACCACCCAGGATCCGGAGCTTCGAAAGAGACTGAAGATCGAATATTCGGCTAAAAAACTGGAGCATTTCCTGAGAGTTTCAACGGAGGAACTGAAGGATTTTGCCCGGTTGACTGGCAACGATGATGTCCATAAATTAAGCACAGAGGACCTGTGCACCACAAACACGGAAATTTCAGGAAATACTGATATCGGGCATGTCTGA
- a CDS encoding transglutaminase-like domain-containing protein, giving the protein MGKKGFILLVALIGILVYIGGQNPEILQEKIPIPADRSMETAYELDTQTLTYPQVNILDQKYDEKPTQSNILSPGYSISSAYSYGEPVRKNTGMLKMTITNTGNSEIYVYGYGLRPASGSGIFDFESGYLIPPGEQKELGYACFDVPDKMTIKLEPFIKIMAASESGKWHDYGMQNFDTIEIKTRAAAAEVNPQYTYNPAYLFEKINSLVNSSDPQVRSKAAKAAKEYPGKYNIYQVCALYDNLIEDVDYISDPRGSDYWVGPGETLEIGAGDCDDYAITMASLVEAIGGTSRIYLTETHAYAAVYIGTEEDLDRISGAMEQYYGCVPIYYATDKYGCWLLLDPSAGMYAGSLPVETAPTENGWTYTRQTNVTVIDIAAR; this is encoded by the coding sequence ATGGGGAAAAAGGGGTTCATTTTACTGGTAGCCCTGATTGGCATACTTGTCTATATCGGCGGCCAGAATCCGGAAATTCTGCAGGAAAAAATTCCTATACCCGCTGACAGGAGTATGGAAACTGCCTACGAACTCGATACACAAACCCTGACATACCCACAGGTAAACATTCTTGATCAAAAATATGACGAAAAACCCACCCAAAGTAATATACTGTCCCCGGGCTACAGCATATCAAGTGCTTACAGTTATGGTGAACCTGTCCGGAAAAATACCGGTATGCTCAAAATGACCATCACAAATACGGGAAATAGTGAAATTTACGTATATGGATACGGCCTCCGGCCGGCAAGTGGAAGTGGCATATTCGATTTTGAAAGTGGATACCTGATACCTCCGGGAGAACAAAAAGAACTGGGATATGCCTGTTTTGACGTACCCGACAAAATGACAATAAAACTAGAGCCTTTTATAAAGATAATGGCAGCTTCCGAATCGGGTAAATGGCACGATTATGGGATGCAGAATTTTGACACAATTGAAATCAAAACCCGGGCGGCTGCAGCAGAAGTGAATCCACAATATACGTACAACCCGGCCTATCTTTTCGAAAAGATAAACTCCCTTGTCAATTCATCCGATCCACAGGTCAGAAGCAAAGCTGCAAAAGCAGCAAAAGAATATCCCGGCAAATACAATATTTACCAGGTATGTGCCCTCTATGATAATTTAATAGAAGATGTGGATTATATCAGCGATCCAAGGGGATCGGATTACTGGGTCGGGCCGGGTGAGACCCTGGAAATCGGGGCAGGAGATTGTGATGATTACGCCATCACAATGGCTTCCCTGGTAGAAGCAATTGGGGGCACATCCCGGATATACCTGACCGAAACACATGCCTATGCGGCAGTTTACATAGGAACAGAGGAAGACCTCGATCGTATCTCGGGGGCCATGGAGCAATACTACGGATGTGTGCCCATATATTATGCAACCGACAAATATGGTTGCTGGTTACTTCTTGACCCCTCGGCAGGCATGTATGCAGGAAGCCTGCCGGTGGAAACCGCTCCCACAGAAAACGGCTGGACATACACCAGGCAAACAAATGTAACAGTAATAGATATTGCCGCAAGATGA
- a CDS encoding DUF434 domain-containing protein has protein sequence MTSAAGSASVEKLKNKLKEPAADIRYLLCRGYRRKGAIRFVSNHYRLAEEERHILTRLVFDPETAAKRNEKRLTCSQLKGCDIFIDGYNVLITMESVLQNETVWFADDGFLRDTRGIFKNHTNTTTTYQAVDEMLTTLSVLAVNSATILLDSQMSNSGKLAQYIRRRATKYPFTVEVRTSKNVDFDLKQAGHLGVIATADSVIVDAVERAADLTACWMKIKGIQGESIGDN, from the coding sequence ATGACATCTGCCGCAGGTAGCGCATCAGTCGAAAAACTCAAAAATAAACTGAAGGAACCTGCAGCCGACATAAGGTACCTTCTCTGCCGGGGATACAGGAGAAAAGGTGCAATCAGGTTTGTCAGCAACCATTACCGCCTGGCAGAGGAAGAAAGACACATCCTCACAAGACTTGTATTTGACCCGGAGACCGCAGCCAAGCGCAATGAGAAAAGGCTCACATGCTCTCAACTTAAAGGATGTGATATCTTCATAGACGGATACAATGTACTGATAACAATGGAAAGCGTGCTTCAGAATGAGACAGTATGGTTTGCAGACGATGGATTCCTGCGTGACACCCGCGGAATTTTCAAGAACCACACCAATACAACTACAACCTATCAGGCGGTCGATGAGATGCTGACCACACTCTCGGTACTGGCAGTAAATTCTGCAACAATCCTTCTTGACAGCCAGATGAGCAACAGCGGTAAACTTGCACAATATATCCGCAGGAGAGCAACAAAATACCCTTTCACGGTAGAAGTCAGGACATCAAAAAATGTGGATTTCGACCTCAAACAGGCAGGCCATCTTGGAGTTATCGCAACCGCTGACAGCGTCATTGTGGATGCCGTGGAAAGGGCGGCCGACCTAACTGCATGCTGGATGAAGATAAAAGGCATCCAGGGAGAGAGCATTGGGGATAACTGA
- a CDS encoding TrkH family potassium uptake protein, which produces MYELVSPINTYAVAKYIGYLLMIFALVLTVPVGAALLLGDFSSAYYYALTSIITGMLGFAIYKVLPEYELETKDAIVLAALAFPLISVVSSIPMSLTTGMPFIDAFFESVSATTTTGLSVAPTDAGPVFLFSRAWSQWVGGIGIILIALSVFVNPGASAFRIYKAYSGEKPIKPTVVSTTRLIGKIYVAITVIATAILLLSGMSLFDAIAHGLSSVSTGGFSTRPGSVGEFGHILVPLTIAIACIMGAINFELYPEVLKNPKKIAENLELRYFFIIAGIGTLIFTFSILQDPGIQLGTTEIAFQVISALTTAGFSTLDMSVLPDSSKAALSGLMWIGGSIGSTAGGIKIFRLIVLAGLIRFVFLRFFLPKETVTPFRIRGRIIENDEMYQITVFVALYVVIVIVSTYILMLHGIGTENAIFEVSSALGTVGLSAGVTDATMPSILKLVLCFDMLLGRIEIIPILILFMPRTWIQGAR; this is translated from the coding sequence ATGTATGAATTGGTATCTCCCATCAACACCTATGCTGTAGCCAAATACATAGGTTACCTGTTGATGATATTTGCCTTGGTTTTAACCGTACCGGTGGGAGCGGCATTACTGCTGGGCGATTTTTCATCTGCCTATTATTATGCACTCACATCTATCATTACAGGAATGTTAGGGTTTGCAATCTATAAGGTACTCCCGGAATATGAGCTGGAAACAAAGGATGCCATTGTACTTGCAGCTCTTGCATTCCCACTTATATCTGTCGTTTCATCCATACCAATGTCCCTTACAACGGGTATGCCTTTTATTGATGCATTCTTTGAGAGCGTTTCCGCAACTACCACCACAGGACTCAGTGTGGCCCCCACTGATGCAGGACCTGTTTTCCTGTTTAGCCGGGCATGGTCCCAATGGGTAGGTGGTATAGGCATCATACTGATAGCCCTCTCGGTATTTGTCAACCCCGGAGCCTCTGCTTTCAGGATATACAAAGCATATTCCGGTGAAAAACCGATAAAACCAACCGTGGTTTCAACCACACGCCTGATTGGGAAAATCTATGTGGCAATAACGGTTATTGCAACAGCCATTCTTCTGCTGAGTGGTATGTCACTGTTCGACGCGATAGCACACGGCCTGAGCAGTGTCTCAACAGGTGGCTTTTCCACAAGACCAGGCAGTGTCGGGGAATTCGGGCATATTCTAGTCCCCCTGACTATCGCCATAGCCTGTATAATGGGGGCAATCAATTTTGAACTGTACCCAGAGGTCCTCAAAAATCCCAAAAAAATAGCAGAAAACCTTGAACTCAGGTATTTTTTCATCATTGCGGGCATAGGGACTCTTATCTTCACTTTTTCTATTTTGCAAGACCCTGGAATACAGCTGGGGACTACTGAAATCGCCTTTCAGGTCATATCTGCCCTCACAACAGCAGGTTTTTCAACCCTTGACATGTCGGTTTTGCCCGATTCATCAAAGGCAGCCCTAAGCGGTCTTATGTGGATAGGAGGAAGCATAGGTTCCACAGCTGGCGGAATCAAGATATTCCGACTAATAGTACTTGCGGGGCTTATCCGGTTTGTATTCCTGCGCTTCTTTCTGCCCAAAGAAACGGTCACACCATTCAGGATCAGAGGCCGCATTATAGAAAACGATGAAATGTACCAGATAACAGTTTTCGTGGCCCTTTATGTGGTCATCGTTATTGTTTCAACATATATCCTGATGCTTCATGGCATTGGTACGGAAAATGCCATATTTGAGGTTTCAAGTGCACTTGGTACAGTCGGCCTTTCTGCAGGGGTAACAGATGCAACTATGCCTTCAATACTTAAACTTGTGTTGTGTTTTGACATGCTTCTTGGAAGGATTGAAATCATACCAATACTAATATTGTTTATGCCGAGGACCTGGATACAGGGAGCAAGATAA
- the pth2 gene encoding peptidyl-tRNA hydrolase Pth2: MFTYKQCIVIRQDLKLSKGKLAVQVAHAAVSASEKADSRIYSKWKAEGQKKVVLKVPAERDLYELREIARAQNIPTALIQDAGLTEIKPGTVTALGIGPATNEDIERITGSLKLL, from the coding sequence ATGTTTACCTACAAACAATGTATTGTGATCCGACAGGACCTGAAATTATCAAAGGGAAAACTTGCAGTACAGGTGGCCCATGCAGCAGTGTCAGCATCCGAGAAGGCAGATTCCAGAATATATTCAAAATGGAAAGCCGAAGGACAGAAGAAAGTAGTGCTCAAAGTGCCCGCCGAAAGGGACCTTTATGAGTTGAGGGAAATCGCCCGGGCCCAGAACATTCCAACCGCCCTGATACAGGATGCCGGCCTGACCGAGATAAAGCCGGGCACTGTCACTGCTCTTGGCATAGGGCCCGCAACAAACGAAGATATAGAACGTATTACCGGTTCCCTGAAATTGCTTTAA